Proteins encoded by one window of Sus scrofa isolate TJ Tabasco breed Duroc chromosome 12, Sscrofa11.1, whole genome shotgun sequence:
- the CDC6 gene encoding cell division control protein 6 homolog, translating to MPQTRSQSQATINFPKKKLSQTLGKAKNSSDTKLELTNVKAIPRSPCEKILPLSPRKRLGDDNLCNTPRLPPCSPPKQGKKENGPPRSRTPKGRRLVFDNQPTIKSPSKREQAGVHQSKTRSSIRKDAEVTTSSEQRCPLEKESARMRLFKQEGTCYQQAKQVLTTAVPDQLPAREKEMDVLRNFLREHICGEKAGSLYLSGAPGTGKTACLSRILQDLKKELKGFKTVMLNCMSLRSAQAVFPAIAQEICQEEVSRPAGKDLMRKLENHMTAEKGPMIVLVLDEMDQLDSKGQDVLYTLFEWPWLSSSRLVLIGIANTLDLTDRILPRLQAREKCKPRLLNFPPYTKNQIATILQDRLNQASKDQVLDSAAVQFCARKVSAVSGDVRKALDVCRRAIEIVESDVKSQTLLKPLSECKSPSESLVPKRVGVIHISQVLSEVDGNRMALSQEGAQDCFPLQQKILVCSLLLLTRHLKTKEVTLGKLYEAYSNVCRKQQVAAVDQSECLSLSGLLEARGIFGLKKSKETRFTKVSLKIEEKEIEHAVKDKALVGKILATGLP from the exons ATGCCTCAAACCCGCTCCCAGTCACAGGCTACAATcaattttccaaaaaagaaactgTCTCAGACATTGGGCAAAGCAAAAAACTCCAGTGACACCAAACTAGAACTGACAAATGTCAAGGCCATACCCCGTTCACCTTGTGAAAAAATTCTGCCTCTTAGCCCCAGAAAACGTCTGG GTGACGACAACCTGTGCAACACTCCCCGTTTACCTCCCTGTTCACCCCCAAAGCAAGGCAAGAAAGAGAATGGTCCCCCTCGCTCACGCACACCTAAGGGGCGCAGATTGGTATTTGACAATCAGCCGACAATTAAGTCTCCCAGCAAAAGGGAACAAGCCGGAGTTCACCAAAGCAAAACACGTTCCTCAATTCGAAAAGATGCAGAGGTCACAACAAGTTCTGAGCAGAGATGTCCGCTGGAGAAGGAGTCTGCTCGTATGCGATTGTTCAAGCAAGAAG GCACTTGCTACCAGCAAGCCAAGCAGGTCCTGACGACAGCTGTCCCGGATCAGCTGCCTGCCAGGGAAAAGGAGATGGATGTCCTCAGGAATTTCCTGAGGGAGCACATCTGTGGGGAAAAAGCTGGAAGTCTTTATCTTTCTGGTGCTCCTGGAACTGGAAAAACTGCCTGCTTAAGCCGAATTCTGCAAGACCTCAAG AAGGAACTGAAAGGCTTTAAAACCGTCATGCTGAATTGCATGTCCTTGAGGAGTGCCCAGGCTGTATTCCCAGCCATTGCTCAGGAGATTTGTCAGGAAGAAGTATCCAGGCCAGCTGGGAAGGAcctgatgaggaaactggaaaACCATATGACTGCAGAGAAGGGCCCCATGAT tGTGTTGGTGTTGGACGAGATGGATCAGCTGGACAGCAAAGGGCAGGATGTATTGTACACACTGTTTGAATGGCCATGGCTGAGCAGTTCTCGATTGGTGCTAATTG GTATTGCTAATACTCTAGATCTCACAGACAGAATTCTGCCGAGGCTTCAAGCTAGAGAAAAGTGTAAGCCACGGCTGTTGAACTTCCCACCTTACACCAAAAATCAGATAGCCACTATCTTGCAAGATCGACTTAATCAG GCGTCTAAAGATCAGGTCCTAGACAGCGCCGCCGTTCAGTTCTGTGCCCGCAAGGTCTCCGCTGTTTCGGGAGATGTTCGCAAAGCGCTAGATGTTTGCAG GAGAGCTATTGAAATTGTAGAGTCAGATGTCAAAAGCCAGACTCTCCTCAAACCACTGTCTGAAT GTAAATCACCCTCTGAGTCACTGGTTCCCAAGCGGGTTGGTGTTATTCACATATCACAAGTCCTTTCGGAAGTCGATGGAAACAGAATGGCCTTGAGCCAAGAAGGAGCGCAAGATTGCTTCCCGCTTCAGCAGAAGATCTTGGTCTGCTCCTTGCTGCTCTTGACCAGGCATTTGAAAACTAAAGAGGTCACTCTGGGGAAG TTATATGAAGCCTACAGTAACGTCTGTCGAAAACAGCAGGTGGCAGCTGTGGACCAGTCCGAGTGTTTGTCACTATCAGGGCTCTTAGAGGCCAGGGGCATTTTTGgattaaagaaaagcaaggaaaccCGCTTCACAAAG gTTTCCCTGAAGATTGAAGAGAAGGAAATAGAGCATGCCGTCAAAGACAAAGCTTTAGTTGGAAAGATCTTAGCTACTGGATTGCCTTGA